In Solidesulfovibrio carbinoliphilus subsp. oakridgensis, the sequence GGCCGGGCCACGGCCGGCGGCAGCAGGAGTGCAAAGGACGGCGCTCTTTTCCGGACCCAGGGGGGACGGGGTGGCGGGCTCTTTTCCCGCCGCCCCGCCTCTGCATGCACCGCCGGGCGGCTTTGGCCGCGTGTACCCCACCCCCGGCGCGGGGCCCGGAAATCCGGCCGGCCGTTTCCCATAAAAAAGCCCCGGCGCCAACCCGCCGGGGCTTGCTTGTGGCCGGGACGGGGCGGCAAGGCCCCGCCACGGCGTAGCGGCGGGCCGTTCGGAAAACCCCTTCCCTTGACTTCAGGCTGCATGGTTTTTATAAATTTTTTGGAGCAACCACATGAGCCTTTCCAAAAAGTCCAAGGCCGACTCGCGGTGTCCGCCTCCCTCCCCGCCCCCTTCGGCATGCGCCCCCAATGCAGGGGACAACGCCATTGTGGTGACGATCACCTCCGCTGCCGCAGGTTCACCGGCCAAAGGCTCTGTTCTGTCCGAAAAAATGACCCTCCGGATGGGACGACCCCGGAAACCCTCCTGGTCGTCTCCACTCAGGGAACCGAGAGGCCCTTTCAAGGAGCAGCCCGCCGGGACGCGCTCACGACACAAGCTCGCCTCCCGTTTGCTCGGACGTGCCGCCGAGGTCCTTGGCGGCGAGGAGCAGGCGCGGCAGTGGCTCACCAGCCCCAACACGCTTTTCGACGGCCGCGCGCCCATCGACTACGCCGAGACAGCCGAAGGGATGGCCCTTGTCCTCGATGTCCTCGGACGCATCGAATACGGCGTCTTTAGTTGATGGAGGCCTGGCACGTCTTTCGGGCCAGGCACGCGGCAACCGCCTTGTCAGGCGAAGGCGCGCGCCTCTACGGAGGCCGCTGGAACGACAAAGGGACGAGCACGGTCTATGCGGCCTCGTCCCTTTCCTTTGCCTGTCTCGAAATCCTCGTCCACGTCCCGCGCTCGGCGGACCTCCTGCGGCAGTACGCCTGCATCCGCCTGGAGTTCGACGCCCGATTGGTCCAACGCGTTTCCGTGGCCGCTTTGCCGGTGGATTGGCAGCGACCGGAACACCCCGCCTGCAAAAAAATCGGCGAGGCGTGGGCGAAGGGGAAGACAACGCCGGTTTTGGCGGTTCCAAGCGCCCTCATTCCCCAGGAAACCAACTACCTGCTCAATCCTCTGCACTCCGCCATGGCCCTGATCGGGGTCTCTCCGCCGACACCTTTCGCCTTCGACCCCCGTCTAGCCAAGTAGTCTTGTCCGCTCCCGCCTCTCTCCGGTGCGGCCGGTCAAGGACGGGAACAGGTGCGGCCAGCCACCCCCCGCCGCTACGGCCGCGTCACCGGCAGGCTGGCAAGGACCGCCTGGGCGAGCCCCTCGTGGACCTTGTCCACGTCCTTGTCCTTGAGCGTCTTCTCGGCGTGGCGGTAGGTGAGGCGGAAGGTCAGGCGACGGTCGGTCCCGTCTTCCGGTTTGTAGGCGTCGATGAGCTGCACGTCCTCGAAAATGGGGGCCTTGGCCTCCCGGATGGCGGCCAGGACCGCGCCCACGGTCACGCCGGCCGGGGCGGCCAGGGTGATGTCGCGCCGCACGGGCGGAAATCCCGGCAGCGGCGCGAACCCGGGCTTGTAGCCTGTGGCCAGGGCGAAAAGCAGGTCCAGGTCCAGCTCGGCCAGCCACAGGGCGGTCCGGGCGTGGAAGGCGTCGGCCACCTCGGGCGCCACCTGGCCAATGAGCCCGAGACGCTTGTCCCCGAGCCGGACCTCGACCTGGGGGGCCAGCCATTGCAGGGTCTCTTCCCGGACGAAGGCCGCCTCGGGCAGGTGGAGATGCCGCAAAAGCCCCTCGACCAGGCCTTTGATGTCGGCGTAGCCCGCCTCCTCGTCCCGGGGCCAGGGCCAGCCCTCGGGATGGCGCGCGCCGTGCAGCACCAGGCCGAGCCGGCCGGCTTCCCGGGCCGTGGACTCGGCCTCGGCGTCGGCGGTGAAAATCCGGGCCACTTCAAAGAGCCGCAGGTTGGCGTTGCCCTGGGCCAGGTTGTGGCGCACGGAGCCAAGAAGCCCCGGCGCCAGCATGGGCCGCATGACGTTCTGGTCCTCGGACAGGGGATTGGCCACCGACACCCGGCAGGCGGCGTCCAGGCACAGGAGATCCAGGTCGCCGTGGCCGACGAAGCTGTAGTTGACGGCCTCGCGAAGCCCGACCCCCACGCAGTAGGCCCGCACCCTGGCCCAGAAGCCGAATTCCGTTTCCCCGGGCACCTCGTCCAGGGACTTGGACACCCTGGGCAGGCGGGGCGCGATCCTATCCAGGCCGTAGACCCGGCCCACTTCCTCGATCAGGTCGGCCTCGCGTTCGAGGTCCAGGCGGAAAGGCGGCGGGGTCACGACCATGACGCCAGTCGGATCGGTGCCGGTCAGTTCGCAGCCCAGGGCGGCGAGCGTCTTGCGGCAGAAGGCCTCGGGCATGTCCTCGCCAAGGAGCATGGTGGCCCGGGCCGGCCGGAAACCGATGGCGCGCGGCATAAAGGGCCTGGGTTCGGCCAGGGCCACGCCGGGCAGGGCCATGCCGCCGGCGGTTTCGAGCATCAGGGCCACGGCCCGGTTCATGGCGTAGACCGAACCGACCTGGTCCACCCCGCGCTCGAACCGGTAGGAGGCCTCGCTCGGAAGCGACAGGCGGCGGGCGGTCTTGCGGATGGCGCCCGGGCGAAAGACCGCGCATTCGAGGAGCACGTCCGTGCTTCCCGCCTCCATTTCGCTCACGGCTCCGCCCATGACCCCGGCCAGGGCCACGGGCTTTTCGGCGTCGCAGATGAGGAGATCCCGGACGGTGAGGCTTCTTTCCTGGCCGTCCAGGGTGGTGATCCGCTCGCCTTCGGCGGCGTTTCGGACCTTGACCAGGTTGCCGGCGAGTTTTTTCCGGTCAAAGGCGTGCAGGGGCTGGCCGAGCTCGAAAAGGACGTAGTTGGTGGCGTCGACGATGTTGGAGATGGGCCGCTGGCCGATGGCCAGAAGCCGCCAGCGGATGCGGTCCGGGGACGGGCCGACCGTGACGCCGGAAAGGAGCTTGGCCCGGTAGACCGGGCACTCGGCCGGATCCGTGATCTCGATGGCCACTTCCATGCCCGCGTCCGGCCCGGCTTCCGGGTAGGACACCTCGGGCAGGGTCAGGGGCAGGTCGAAGGCCATGGCCGTTTCCCGGGCGATGCCAAGGACGCTCAGACAATCGGCCCGGTTGGGCGTGATGGAGACGTCGAGCACGCAGGTGTCGAGGCCGAGGGCCTCGGGCAGGGGCGCCCCGACCTTGCACGTCCCGGGCAGGACCATGATGCCGCCGCTGCGCTCCTCGGCCAGTCCCAGCTCGGATTCCGAGCAGATCATGCCAAAGGACTCCTGGCCCCGGATCTTGCCTTTCTTGATGACAAGGCCCCCGGGCAGGGACACGCCCACCGTGGCCACGGGCACGAGCTGGCCGGCGGCGACGTTCGGCGCGCCGCAGACGATGGAAAGGACTTCCGGGCCGCCGACGTCCACGGTGCAGCAGGACAGGTGGTCGGAGTCGGGATGCGGCGCGCAGGTCAGGACCTTGCCGACCACCACGCCCATGATGGCCTCGAAGGGATTTTTGATCTCCTCGATTTCGAGGCCGAGCATGGTGAGCCTGTCGGCCAGCTCCTGCGGCGTGCCGGCATAGGGCGTGAATTCGCGAAGCCAGGAAAGACTGAGCAGCATGATGATGTGCCTCCGGCGGCCGGGGAGGGAACCCCTTTTTGCAAAAAGGGGTTCCCTCCCCGGACCCCACCCTCCCTAAAAACTCTCCACGGGGTAGGCGGAGCGTTGGCCAGGAAGGGGCCTGGGCTGTGCCCAGGCGGGTTCGGGGGGAAGCCCCTGATTAAAACTGGCTGAGAAAACGAATGTCGTTTTCGAAAAACATCCGCAGGTCGCCGATGCCGTACTTGAGCATGGTGACGCGCTCCACGCCCATGCCGAAGGCGAAACCGGTGTAGCGCTCGGTGTCGTAGCCCACGGCGGCAAACACGTTGGGGTCGACCATGCCGCAGCCGAGGATCTCGACGAACCCGGTCCCCTTGCACACCCGGCAGCCGCCGGCCGCGGTCGAGCCCTTGCCGCCGCACAGGACGCACGAGATGTCCACCTCGGCGCTCGGCTCGGTAAAGGGGAAAAAGCTTGGCCGGAACCGGACCTTGGTGGCCGGCCCGAAGATGCGGCGCACGAAGGCGGTCAGCGTGCCGCGCAGATCGGCCATGGACACGCCCTCGTCCACGAGGAGCCCCTCGATCTGATGGAACATGGGCGTGTGGGTGAGATCCGAGTCCCGGCGGTAGACCTTGCCCGGGGCGATGACCGCGATGGGCGGCTTTTGGGCCAGCATGGTGCGGATCTGGAGCGGCGAGGTGTGGGTGCGCAGCACCACCGCGTCGGAGATGTACAGCGTGTCCTGCATGTCCCGGGCCGGGTGCTCGGGAGGCATGTTGAGGGCTTCGAAATTGTAGTAGTCGGTCTCGATCTCCGGGCCGGTGACGATGGAAAAGCCGAGTTCACCAAGGGCCTTGCAGATCTCGGCCGTGACCAGGGTCACGGGGTGCAGGCTTCCGGCAAAGGGGGCGAGTCCCGGGGTGGTGGGATCGAAATCGGCCAGTTCCGCCTGGCGGGCCAAACGGGAAAGCGCCGCCAGCCGGGCCTCGTAAAGGCCGGTCAGCGACTCCTTGACCGTGTTGGCGGCCCGTCCGGCCTCGCGCCGGCCGTCGGCGTCAAGGGCCGGCAGCTGGGCCATGAGCCCGGCCAGCCGGCCCTTGCGGCCAAGGTAGGCGACCCGGATCTCCTCGAGGTCCTCAAGCGCCAAGGCCTGGTCGAGACGCGCGGCGCACTCCCCGACCAGGCCCTCAAGCTCGACAACGAGCGTGGGTCTGCTGCCCACTTTAGGCCGCCTTGGATTTGGCCAGCTCCACCAGCTTCTGGAAGCCGTCCTTTTCGCGCACGGCCATGTCGGCCAGGACCTTGCGGTCGAGTTCCACGCCGGCCAGGATCAGGCCGCGCATGAACACGCTGTAGGACAGGCCGTTTTCCCGGGCCGCGGCATTGATGCGGATGATCCAGAGCTTGCGCATCTGGCGCTTTCTCTGCTTGCGGTCGCGGTAGGCGTAGACGAGCGAGCGCTCGGCGACTTCGCGTGCGGTTTCGTACAGCTTGCTGCGGGCTCCGACGTAGCCCTTGGCCATCTTCAAATATTTCTTGTGCCGTTTGTGTGCGGCTTGTCCACGTTTGACGCGCATGGTGTAAGCTCCTTATGCGTGGTATGAGCGGCGCCCGACGCTAGGCGTAGGGCAGAAGCCGGCGCACGGCCTTGACGTTGGCCGAATCGACCAGGGCGCCCTGGCCCAGGCGGCGCGAGCGCTTGGCGTTTTTCTTGGTCAGGATATGGCGCAGGTTCTGGCGGCGGCGGGTGAACTTGCCGGAACCGGTCTTGCCAAAGCGCTTGGCCGCGCTGCGGTTGGTTTTCATCTTGGGCATGCGGGACTCCTTTGACCGCGCGGTTTTTAGGCCGGCGCGGGGGTTTTCTTCACGAGCGGGGCGAGCAGCATGGTCATCATGCGCCCTTCGGTGCGCGGCTCCTGCTCCACCTTGGCCGTTTCCCCCAGATCCGCCACCACCCGATGCAGGATGATGAGCCCCCGATCCTTGTGCACGATTTCGCGGCCGCGGAAAAACACCGTGACCTTGCAACGATCGCCCTCTTCGAGAAAACGGCGAATGTGCTTGAGCTTGGTCTGGTAATCGTGCTCGTCGGTTTTGGGCCGGACCTTGATTTCCTTGAGCAGGACCGTCGTCGATTTCTTCCGGGCCTCCTGCAGCTTTTTCTGCTGCTGGTATTTAAATCGCCCGAAATCCATGATCCTGCACACGGGCGGCTCGGCATTGGGCGCGACCTCGACAAGATCGAGTCCCTTTTCCTGAGCCATGCGCAACGCCTCGCTGGTGGGAATGATACCCACCTGCTCGCCGTCATCGGCTATCACCCGTACTTCACGGGCCCGAATCCGGTGGTTGCACCGGGGGTCACTACTGGGAGCGGAAGTTATAGCGCATCCCTCCACGCTTAAACGGTTCCTGGCAATCGGCCGTGATGAGCAGCACTACCTCGTCGAGGGTCTTGACTCCAAGATTGTCCCCGGACCGCAGCCGCACGTTCAGGCCGCCGAGCTCCTTTTCCTTGTCCCCTGCCACGAGCATGTAGGGGATCTTCTCCACCTGGGCCTCGCGAACCTTGAAGCCCAGTTTCTCGTTGCGATCATCGAGTTCGGCCCGGATGCCGGCTTCGAGAAGCCGGGCCAGGGCCTGTTCCGCAAATTCTTTCTGCGCGTCCGTCACGATGAGGATGCGGGCCTGGACCGGCGCGAGCCATGTCGGCAAGGCCCCGGCGGTGTGCTCGATCAGGACGCCGAGGAAGCGTTCGACCGCCCCGAGGATGACCCGGTGGAGCATCACGGGCCGCTTACGCTCCCCATCTGCATCCGTATAGACGAGATCGAAGCGATCCGGCAAGGTAAAGTCGCACTGCACGGTGGCGCACTGCCACCGGCGCTCTAAGGCATCCTTGAGCTTGATGTCAATCTTGGGTCCGTAAAACGCGCCGTCGCCCTCGTTGATGTCGTAAGGCAGGCCAAGCGACTCCAGGGCGTCGGTCAGGGCCTTGGTGGCCCGCTCCCAGTCCTCGTCCGCGCCGATGGACTTCTCCGGCCGGGTGGACAGCTCGACCTCGTAGTCGAAGCCGAAAAGCCCGACCACGTCCTGGACGAACTTGATCACACCCGTGATCTCTTCGAGCAGCTGGTCCGGGCGGCACAGGATATGGGCGTCGTCCTGGGTGAACTGGCGCACCCGCAAAAGTCCGTGGAGCACACCCGACTTCTCGTGGCGGTGGACCACGCCGAGTTCGAAATAGCGCTGGGGCAGGTCGCGGTAGCTGCGGATGCGCGACTTGTAGATGAGCATGTGCGCCAGGCAGTTCATGGGCTTGATGCCGTAGGACTGCTCGTCGATCTCGGTGAAGTACATGTTCTCGCGGTAGTTGTCGTAGTGGCCGGACCGCTCCCACAACTCGCGGCGCAAAATCAGCGGACCGCGCACCAGGCTGTAGCCGCGCTTCAGGTGTTCCCGGCGCTCGAAATCCTCGAGAATGGTGCGCACCAGTTCGCCCTTGGGATGCCAGATGGGCATGCCGGCCCCGACTTCCTCGGAAAAGCTGAAAAGGTCGAGCTGGGTGCCAAGCTTTCTGTGATCGCGCTTTTTCGCCTCTTCCAGGTGCTTGAGGTAGGTCTTGAGGTCGGCCTCGGAGGCGAAGGCCGTGCCGTAGATCCGCTGGAGCATGGGCCGCTTTTCGTCGCCGCGCCAGTAGGCGCCGGCCACGGAAAGAAGCTTGACCGCCCGGACCATGCCCGTGGTCGGCACGTGCGGCCCCCGGCACAGATCCGTGAAGAGACCGTGGCGGTAGAGCGAGACCGTGTCGCCGACGATGTTCTCGTCCATGATCTCAAGCTTGTAGCTCTCGCCCTGGGAGGCGAAAAGTGCCTTGGCGTCGGCCTTGGGCACGTAGGTGCAGGAAAAAGGATGATTGGCGGCGATGCTTGCGCGCATCTCCGCCTCAATGGCTTCGAGGTCCTCGGGGGTGAACGGCCGCTCGAAGGCGAAATCGTAGTAGAAGCCGTTCTCGATGGCCGGGCCGATGGTGACCTGGACGGACGGGAAGAGCTTTTTGACGGCCTCGGCCATGATGTGGGCGGCCGAGTGGCGGATGATGGAGAGGCCCAGGGGCGAGTCGACGGCAACCGGTTCGAGTTCGCGGGCGTCCTCGGGCAGGGGCGCGGTCATATCAACGGGCTGGCCGTTGACCAAGCAGGCCACGGAATTTTTGAAACGCTTGCCGGAAATGGCGCGAGAAAGGACCTGGCCGCACGATTCGCCGGCCGCCGCTTCCAGGGAAGTATCCTCGATTGTGACCTGCACGTCGCCTTCTCCGCAGGGGATTTGGCCCCCCCACCGCTCTATAAAGAAAGGGAGGCCGAAGCCTCCCTGTGCTTACATGGTAGGAACGGGGAGATTTGAACTCCCGACCCCTTGCGTGTCAAGCAAGTGCTCTCCCCCTGAGCTACGCTCCTATAAACAGAATCAGGGAAGGGGATATCTATTCCGAACTCTTCCCGAAGTCAACCCTAAATTTTCCATTCCCCAGAAATTTTCGGGTACCAAAGACGTTGGCGCTTGTTGGCTCGTCGTTGGTCGGAGGGGACTACACTCCCACGGGGTGGGAGGTCAAGAAATTTTTCGTGGGGAGGTTGAGAAAAAGGACGTTGGAGAAAGGTTGTTATTGTAAATAATTAATTATTTAAATATGTTGGCTGAAGAATACGCTTATGTACCAACGGGCAAAAGGTTAAACTAACAAACAACTGTTGGCCTCATCATCAATCTAAATAGCTGGACAATTGACTTTGGGAAAGAACTATTAACTTACACCTCTAAGGTGACGAATAAGTCGAGGCAAATCAAAATCTATTCTTCTATTTTCCCAGCCTCTTAATATTTTCGCAATGTTTTCATCTGATTCATTTGCAAGCCATCCCATTACATCCATTTGCATCTTATGGCGATTTTTATAATAATAGTCAGCTAATCTGGTCGCATCTACTCGTTCAAAATCCATTTTCACGAGTCTAAACGCATCAAAACTTGAAACTCCCGCGTCTACCAAGTAAGCAACGGATAAGACTTCTCCACTATAACAAGCCAATCCCCTCCTCGTACATTCATCCTCAAGCAAACAATGAAAAGCATAAATCCCCCATGGCAATATATATTGCACTCGAGAGTAAATTACAGACACCAATTCCTCAAGCGAACTATCAAATCCGGCTTCTTTTTTAACCGCTGCCAAAGGGATTCCAGACAGCCATTTGAGTACAACATCTGACATAAAACTTTGCAGTTTCCCCCCTTCTATTTCCGCCATTCTTTTAACTATCGGACGAATCAAATATTCAACTTGATCAAAATTAAGCCTTCCACCATGCATGACTCCGCTCATATTTTCAATCTTCCAATCGTCAAGCGAAGCTATGTAATTGCACAACTCTGATACTGTTTCTAGAGATAAACCAAGCTGAGCGAGTAATTCAACCGGTGGAGAGTTGTCTTTAGCTATGAAAGAATCAACAACTTCATTTTGAGCCAAAAAAAACTTCAAAGAAGCAACTTTTTCGTCAGCCGACAAAAAACAGTAAGCAAACGTTCCTTCTAAGATTGACTCAATATTTATATCAA encodes:
- a CDS encoding RES family NAD+ phosphorylase, which codes for MEAWHVFRARHAATALSGEGARLYGGRWNDKGTSTVYAASSLSFACLEILVHVPRSADLLRQYACIRLEFDARLVQRVSVAALPVDWQRPEHPACKKIGEAWAKGKTTPVLAVPSALIPQETNYLLNPLHSAMALIGVSPPTPFAFDPRLAK
- the rplT gene encoding 50S ribosomal protein L20, with protein sequence MRVKRGQAAHKRHKKYLKMAKGYVGARSKLYETAREVAERSLVYAYRDRKQRKRQMRKLWIIRINAAARENGLSYSVFMRGLILAGVELDRKVLADMAVREKDGFQKLVELAKSKAA
- the rpmI gene encoding 50S ribosomal protein L35; amino-acid sequence: MPKMKTNRSAAKRFGKTGSGKFTRRRQNLRHILTKKNAKRSRRLGQGALVDSANVKAVRRLLPYA
- the pheT gene encoding phenylalanine--tRNA ligase subunit beta, which gives rise to MLLSLSWLREFTPYAGTPQELADRLTMLGLEIEEIKNPFEAIMGVVVGKVLTCAPHPDSDHLSCCTVDVGGPEVLSIVCGAPNVAAGQLVPVATVGVSLPGGLVIKKGKIRGQESFGMICSESELGLAEERSGGIMVLPGTCKVGAPLPEALGLDTCVLDVSITPNRADCLSVLGIARETAMAFDLPLTLPEVSYPEAGPDAGMEVAIEITDPAECPVYRAKLLSGVTVGPSPDRIRWRLLAIGQRPISNIVDATNYVLFELGQPLHAFDRKKLAGNLVKVRNAAEGERITTLDGQERSLTVRDLLICDAEKPVALAGVMGGAVSEMEAGSTDVLLECAVFRPGAIRKTARRLSLPSEASYRFERGVDQVGSVYAMNRAVALMLETAGGMALPGVALAEPRPFMPRAIGFRPARATMLLGEDMPEAFCRKTLAALGCELTGTDPTGVMVVTPPPFRLDLEREADLIEEVGRVYGLDRIAPRLPRVSKSLDEVPGETEFGFWARVRAYCVGVGLREAVNYSFVGHGDLDLLCLDAACRVSVANPLSEDQNVMRPMLAPGLLGSVRHNLAQGNANLRLFEVARIFTADAEAESTAREAGRLGLVLHGARHPEGWPWPRDEEAGYADIKGLVEGLLRHLHLPEAAFVREETLQWLAPQVEVRLGDKRLGLIGQVAPEVADAFHARTALWLAELDLDLLFALATGYKPGFAPLPGFPPVRRDITLAAPAGVTVGAVLAAIREAKAPIFEDVQLIDAYKPEDGTDRRLTFRLTYRHAEKTLKDKDVDKVHEGLAQAVLASLPVTRP
- the thrS gene encoding threonine--tRNA ligase; its protein translation is MQVTIEDTSLEAAAGESCGQVLSRAISGKRFKNSVACLVNGQPVDMTAPLPEDARELEPVAVDSPLGLSIIRHSAAHIMAEAVKKLFPSVQVTIGPAIENGFYYDFAFERPFTPEDLEAIEAEMRASIAANHPFSCTYVPKADAKALFASQGESYKLEIMDENIVGDTVSLYRHGLFTDLCRGPHVPTTGMVRAVKLLSVAGAYWRGDEKRPMLQRIYGTAFASEADLKTYLKHLEEAKKRDHRKLGTQLDLFSFSEEVGAGMPIWHPKGELVRTILEDFERREHLKRGYSLVRGPLILRRELWERSGHYDNYRENMYFTEIDEQSYGIKPMNCLAHMLIYKSRIRSYRDLPQRYFELGVVHRHEKSGVLHGLLRVRQFTQDDAHILCRPDQLLEEITGVIKFVQDVVGLFGFDYEVELSTRPEKSIGADEDWERATKALTDALESLGLPYDINEGDGAFYGPKIDIKLKDALERRWQCATVQCDFTLPDRFDLVYTDADGERKRPVMLHRVILGAVERFLGVLIEHTAGALPTWLAPVQARILIVTDAQKEFAEQALARLLEAGIRAELDDRNEKLGFKVREAQVEKIPYMLVAGDKEKELGGLNVRLRSGDNLGVKTLDEVVLLITADCQEPFKRGGMRYNFRSQ
- the infC gene encoding translation initiation factor IF-3 gives rise to the protein MTSAPSSDPRCNHRIRAREVRVIADDGEQVGIIPTSEALRMAQEKGLDLVEVAPNAEPPVCRIMDFGRFKYQQQKKLQEARKKSTTVLLKEIKVRPKTDEHDYQTKLKHIRRFLEEGDRCKVTVFFRGREIVHKDRGLIILHRVVADLGETAKVEQEPRTEGRMMTMLLAPLVKKTPAPA
- a CDS encoding MbcA/ParS/Xre antitoxin family protein translates to MLGRAAEVLGGEEQARQWLTSPNTLFDGRAPIDYAETAEGMALVLDVLGRIEYGVFS
- the pheS gene encoding phenylalanine--tRNA ligase subunit alpha, which encodes MGSRPTLVVELEGLVGECAARLDQALALEDLEEIRVAYLGRKGRLAGLMAQLPALDADGRREAGRAANTVKESLTGLYEARLAALSRLARQAELADFDPTTPGLAPFAGSLHPVTLVTAEICKALGELGFSIVTGPEIETDYYNFEALNMPPEHPARDMQDTLYISDAVVLRTHTSPLQIRTMLAQKPPIAVIAPGKVYRRDSDLTHTPMFHQIEGLLVDEGVSMADLRGTLTAFVRRIFGPATKVRFRPSFFPFTEPSAEVDISCVLCGGKGSTAAGGCRVCKGTGFVEILGCGMVDPNVFAAVGYDTERYTGFAFGMGVERVTMLKYGIGDLRMFFENDIRFLSQF